One Streptomyces mobaraensis NBRC 13819 = DSM 40847 DNA segment encodes these proteins:
- a CDS encoding aspartyl/asparaginyl beta-hydroxylase domain-containing protein gives MPEHRTPVKDLGRLLLGHAARFRGRELQDVATRALRASGGENAWVVSVVNTSLRARQAVDHALRLAPRRGLSRLRYPFSAAHHTATPPRTLSLLCPTRERVGNVERFLDSVARTAAAPGRIEALFYVDDDDPQLPAYHELFEHARWRYGRIGRCALHVGAPVGVPHAWNHLARNAAGDVLMMANDDQLYIDYGWDTALDARVTELSALHPDGVLCLYFDDGQYPEGGCDFPMVTRPWYGTLGYFTPTIFQQWEVEKWVFDIADRLHRLYPVPGVLVEHRHYQDYKAPFDATYQRHRMTREKSFADHALFLRTEPDREAETDRLRAVIARAGNTPDADHADHADHAVHDAETFWFTGLLRESHAKLLAELDDAPGPAAGAVLFADGSWTAAAYRTHPLATALLASIPEATLDSGRADLLVVPPGASHHHPAATADPASGSDAGLRVLFGLRVPDAAQLRVGDGPVPWGTGQCLVHDTAAPSTLRNDGTEPLAALTFVVPRPAPGE, from the coding sequence GCTTCCGGGGCCGCGAGCTGCAGGACGTCGCCACCCGGGCGCTGCGGGCCTCCGGCGGGGAGAACGCCTGGGTGGTGTCCGTCGTCAACACCAGCCTCCGCGCCCGCCAGGCCGTGGACCACGCGCTGCGGCTCGCCCCCCGCCGCGGGCTCTCCCGGCTGCGCTACCCGTTCTCCGCCGCCCACCACACGGCCACCCCGCCCCGGACCCTGTCGCTGCTGTGCCCGACCCGCGAACGCGTCGGCAACGTCGAACGCTTCCTCGACAGCGTCGCCCGCACCGCCGCCGCGCCCGGCCGGATCGAGGCCCTCTTCTACGTCGACGACGACGACCCCCAACTCCCTGCCTACCACGAGCTGTTCGAGCACGCCCGGTGGCGCTACGGACGGATCGGCCGGTGCGCCCTGCACGTCGGCGCCCCCGTCGGCGTACCCCATGCCTGGAACCACCTGGCCCGGAACGCGGCCGGCGACGTGCTGATGATGGCCAACGACGACCAGCTCTACATCGACTACGGCTGGGACACCGCCCTCGACGCCCGCGTCACCGAACTGAGCGCCCTGCACCCCGACGGCGTCCTGTGCCTGTACTTCGACGACGGCCAGTACCCCGAGGGCGGCTGCGACTTCCCGATGGTGACACGGCCCTGGTACGGCACCCTCGGCTACTTCACCCCGACGATCTTCCAGCAGTGGGAGGTCGAGAAGTGGGTCTTCGACATCGCCGACCGGCTGCACCGGCTCTACCCCGTCCCCGGCGTCCTCGTCGAACACCGGCACTACCAGGACTACAAGGCACCCTTCGACGCCACCTACCAGCGGCACCGGATGACACGGGAGAAGTCCTTCGCCGACCACGCCCTGTTCCTGCGCACCGAGCCGGACCGCGAGGCGGAGACGGACAGGCTGCGGGCCGTCATCGCCCGGGCAGGGAACACCCCGGACGCCGACCACGCCGACCATGCCGACCACGCCGTTCACGACGCGGAGACCTTCTGGTTCACCGGCCTCCTGCGCGAGTCCCACGCCAAGCTGCTCGCGGAACTCGACGACGCGCCGGGCCCGGCCGCCGGAGCCGTGCTCTTCGCCGACGGCTCCTGGACCGCCGCCGCCTACCGCACCCACCCGCTGGCCACCGCCCTGCTCGCCTCGATCCCCGAGGCCACCCTCGACTCCGGCCGCGCCGACCTCCTCGTCGTCCCGCCCGGCGCGTCCCACCACCACCCCGCCGCCACCGCCGACCCCGCATCCGGCTCCGACGCCGGCCTCCGCGTCCTGTTCGGACTGCGCGTGCCGGACGCCGCGCAACTCCGCGTCGGCGACGGCCCGGTGCCCTGGGGCACGGGACAGTGCCTGGTCCACGACACCGCCGCACCGAGCACCCTGCGCAACGACGGCACCGAACCCCTGGCCGCCCTCACCTTCGTGGTGCCGCGCCCGGCACCGGGGGAGTGA